In one Pseudoliparis swirei isolate HS2019 ecotype Mariana Trench chromosome 23, NWPU_hadal_v1, whole genome shotgun sequence genomic region, the following are encoded:
- the sdk2a gene encoding protein sidekick-2 isoform X3, which yields MSPAWTRGRRTGGSTVAPRTMVTAGRTGQVGQVWVSCWILLSATCFLGARAQVDDVAPYFKMEPPQTQVHLEGNRLVLTCMAEGSWPLEFKWIYNGSELTRFSLEYRYLIPSLDRSHAGHYRCIVRNRVGAIMQCSTEVQVAYMGAFVEGERSQTVSQGEGALLRAPRIHSFPRPQITWFRDGRKIPSSSRIAITLDNTLVILSTVAPDAGSYYAQAVNDKNGENKTSQPITLTVENVGGPADPIAPSIIIPPKNTSVTMGRNEAIMECVANARPLVKMSITWRKNGAVINTGIRGFGRRLVISLPAISDSGYYECEASLRSSSVPSVTAGAFLHVLEYPLFVKEPPTHISAEMEKVVDIPCQARGTPQTDIVWYKDAVPISPVKIPRYRVLVGGSLQINGLLPDDTGMFQCFARNLAGEIQTNTYLAVTSIAPNITAGPSDSAVIDSMSIILHCETSGAPRPAITWQKGERVLASGSVQLPRFTLLESGSLLISPSHLSDAGTYTCMASNSRGIDEASSDLVVWARTRINKPPQDQSVIKGTKAVMTCGVTHDPSVTVRHVWEKSGSVIDVSTSPRLRLDPNGTLHISQTWSGDIGTYTCRVTSVGGNDSRNAHLRVRQLPHAPENPIAVLSTTEKRAINLTWAQPFDGNSPLIRYILEVSENNAPWTVLLANIEPESTGVTVGGLIPARSYQFRQCAVNDVGRGQFSKETDRLTLPEEPPSAPPQTVIASGRTNQSIMIQWQPPPESHQNGPLQGYIIRYCLSGLPVDCQMKNISKTDQTSLLLEDLIIWTNYEIEVAAYNGAGRGTYSHKVTEWTLQGVPTVPPGNVQAEAVNSTTLRFTWSAPSPQFINGINQGYKLLAWELSRANEVAVIAVRPNFQDSVHVGYISGLKRYTEYYSSVLCFTTPGDGPRSPPQRLRTHEDTPGAVGHLSFTDILDTSLKVSWKEPQEKNGVLTGYRISWEEFNRTNTRVTHYLPNLTQEYKVTGLTALTTYTIQVAAMTAKGQGLLSASTISSGVPPELPGPPTNLAISNIGPRSVTLQFKPGYDGKTSISRWHVEAQIGIIGENEEWLMVHQLSNEPDARSLEVLDLNPYTFYRFRMRQVNIVGTSPPSQPSRKIETLQAPPDISPANVTLRTASETSLWLRWVPLPEWEYNGNPDLVGYRVQYSKAGSKGGVLSHVIMDRLEREFTIEDLEEWREYVVRVQAINGIGSGPWSQPVHGRTRESVPSSGPTNVSAFATTSSSILVRWGEVPETDRNGLILGYKVVYKEKDSDTAPNFWEVEGNTTHTVQLSGLGKYVLYEIQVLAFTRIGDGRSSSPSILERTLDDVPGPPVGILFPEVRTSSVRLIWQPPAQPNGIILAYQITYRRNSSNSNGATVDVLSPSARQYTASGLKPEMVYVYRLTAQTRKGWGEAAEALVVTTEKRARPQPTSRPVVPQEEVQARRVLLSWEPGSDGLSPVRYYTVQYRELPDSNWTVHSASVSHETQSYIVDRLKPFTSYQFRIKATNDIGDSEYSQESEAITTLQDAPDKAPTILSVTPHTTTSVLVRWQPPSEDHINGVLLGFRVRYRELHYDRLRSFTVRKVNSPSANWADLTAPYSVRNLSESSLTQYELDNLSKHKRYEIRLSVYNAVGEGPSSAPQEVFVGEAVPTSPPQNVVVQSSTATQLDVTWEPPPLEAQNGDIQGYKIYFWEFQLQNETERLRTLFLPELGVKLKNLTGYTTYMISVAAFNAAGDGPRSQPTRGRTQQAAPSAPRFIHFGELTTTSVNVSWGEPKQANGIIEGYRLVYEPCTPVDGVSKIVTVDVKGSAPLWMKIKDLADGVTYNYRIRAKTLTYGPEVEANITTGPGEGSPGPPGEPFISRYGTALTLHWTSGDQGRAPITRYVIEARPSDEGLWDILIKDIPKEVTSYTLNLDMLREGVTYDFRVIAVNDYGYGSPSAPSPSISAQKVSPFYEEWWFLVVIALVGLIFILLLVFILIIRGQSKKYTKKTDSGNHSNCTALPLTHGEMVRLDEGRFPTLELNNRRLSVKNSFCRKNGIYTRSPPRPSPGSLNYSDEDVSTKYNDLIPAESSSLTEKPSEISDSQVSLVYTYHFCAPQRAATANTRWTRAGRRRTLSSTTTSATPPTTTRGGGSRKASLVRRHTATPSRSPWWSRSHGSSHHRCPLCPPSCPRAPRPHSPSARALCSGLREAGLPPPPCCPLNPPASTAPCTAPPAAWAVPLRHLPRASPLSFDTQLSYQ from the exons TGCCATCACCCTGGATAACACGCTGGTCATCCTCTCCACCGTGGCACCTGATGCGGGCAGTTACTACGCTCAGGCAGTCAATGACAAGAATGGGGAGAACAAAACCAGTCAGCCAATCACACTCACCGTGGAGA atgtgGGAGGACCGGCAGACCCCATCGCCCCCTCCATCATCATCCCCCCCAAGAACACCAGTGTAACCATGGGGAGGAACGAAGCCATCATGGAGTGTGTAGCTAATGCAAG GCCCCTCGTCAAAATGAGTATTACTTGGAGGAAAAACGGGGCAGTGATCAACACGGGGATCCGAGGTTTCGGCCGTCGATTGGTCATCAGTCTGCCTGCAATCAGTGATAGCGGCTACTATGAGTGTGAGGCGTCACTGCGCAGCAGCAGCGTCCCCTCAGTCACAGCTGGGGCCTTCCTGCACGTTCTAG AATATCCTCTGTTTGTAAAAGAGCCGCCAACCCACATTAGTGCAGAGATGGAGAAGGTGGTGGACATCCCCTGTCAGGCACGAG GCACGCCGCAGACTGACATAGTGTGGTATAAAGATGCAGTGCCCATCAGCCCGGTAAAGATCCCCAGGTACCGGGTGTTGGTAGGAGGCAGTCTACAGATCAACGGGCTCCTGCCAGATGACACGGGGATGTTTCAGTGCTTTGCTCGCAATCTCGCAGGAGAGATCCAGACAAACACCTACCTAGCTGTTACGA GTATTGCTCCCAACATCACCGCGGGCCCCTCTGACAGCGCCGTGATTGACAGCATGTCTATCATTCTGCATTGTGAGACCTCGGGAGCCCCACGGCCAGCCATCACCTGGCAGAAAG GTGAGCGTGTCTTGGCCAGTGGCTCGGTCCAGCTGCCCAGGTTCACACTACTGGAGTCGGGCAGCCTGCTAATTAGTCCCTCTCACCTTTCCGACGCTGGTACCTACACCTGCATGGCCAGTAACTCCAGGGGCATCGATGAAGCTTCATCCGACCTTGTGGTCTGGG cgcGTACCCGCATCAATAAGCCGCCACAAGACCAGAGTGTCATCAAAGGGACCAAAGCTGTTATGACCTGCGGAGTGACCCATGACCCAAGTGTCACTGTGAG GCACGTGTGGGAGAAGAGCGGCTCTGTGATTGACGTCAGCACGTCCCCACGCCTGCGGCTGGATCCCAACGGGACCTTACACATTTCCCAAACATGGTCGGGTGACATCGGAACATACACCTGCAGGGTGACCTCAGTGGGCGGCAATGACTCCCGCAATGCCCACCTCAGAGTCAG GCAACTGCCCCATGCTCCAGAAAACCCAATAGCGGTTCTGAGCACCACAGAGAAGAGGGCTATCAACCTCACATGGGCCCAGCCCTTTGACGGCAACAGCCCCCTGATCCGCTACATCCTGGAGGTCTCAGAAAACA ATGCCCCTTGGACGGTGCTTCTGGCTAATATAGAACCAGAGTCCACTGGGGTGACTGTTGGTGGCCTCATCCCAGCGCGCTCATACCAGTTCCGCCAGTGTGCCGTCAACGACGTGGGCAGGGGGCAGTTCAGCAAAGAGACCGACCG ACTAACGCTTCCCGAAGAGCCTCCGAGCGCCCCCCCTCAGACAGTCATCGCAAGTGGCCGCACCAATCAGTCCATCATGATCCAATGGCAGCCCCCCCCAGAGAGCCATCAGAATGGGCCACTCCAGGGCTACATCATCAG GTACTGTCTGTCAGGGCTTCCAGTGGATTGTCAGATGAAAAACATCAGCAAAACAGACCAGACCAGTTTACTCCTGGAGGACCTCATCATCTGGACCAACTATGAGATCGAGGTGGCAGCCTATAATGGAGCGGGCCGGGGCACCTACAGCCATAAAGTCACTGAATGGACACTGCAAGGCG TGCCCACTGTGCCACCAGGAAATGTACAAGCCGAGGCTGTCAACTCCACCACCTTGCGTTTTACCTGGAGTGCCCCAAGCCCTCAATTTATCAATGGAATCAACCAGGGATATAAG CTGTTGGCGTGGGAACTCAGTCGCGCTAACGAGGTCGCTGTGATAGCGGTGCGTCCCAACTTCCAGGACAGTGTTCATGTCGGTTACATCTCTGGCCTGAAAAGGTACACCGAATACTACTCATCTGTATTGTGCTTCACTACTCCTGGAGATGGCCCGCGCAGCCCGCCTCAGCGCTTACGCACCCACGAGGACA CCCCTGGTGCTGTGGGACACCTGAGCTTTACTGATATCTTGGACACCTCACTAAAAGTCAGCTGGAAGGAGCCACAAGAGAAAAACGGTGTCCTCACAg GCTATCGCATCTCCTGGGAGGAGTTCAACAGGACCAATACTCGAGTCACACATTATTTACCCAACCTAACTCAGGAGTACAAGGTGACAGGGCTTACTGCCCTCACCACTTACACCATCCAGGTAGCAGCCATGACTGCCAAGGGCCAGGGCCTGCTCTCTGCCTCCACCATTTCTTCGGGTGTCCCACCGG AGTTGCCCGGTCCTCCAACCAATTTAGCCATTTCCAACATCGGCCCACGCTCCGTCACCCTGCAGTTCAAACCTGGTTATGATGGCAAGACCTCCATTTCCCGTTGGCACGTTGAAGCCCAG ATTGGCATAATAGGAGAAAATGAAGAGTGGCTGATGGTTCATCAGCTGTCTAATGAACCCGATGCTAGATCACTGGAGGTCCTGGACTTGAACCCCTATACCTTCtacag GTTCAGAATGCGTCAGGTAAACATTGTGGGCACCAGTCCTCCAAGTCAGCCCTCGAGGAAGATCGAGACCCTGCAGGCCCCTCCAGACATCTCCCCCGCCAATGTCACCCTGCGCACAGCCAGTGAGACCAGCCTGTGGCTTCGCTGGGTG CCTCTTCCAGAGTGGGAGTACAATGGGAATCCAGATCTCGTTGGCTACCGGGTCCAATACTCTAAAGCTGGATCTAAAGGGGGCGTTCTCTCCCATGTCATAATGGACCGACTGGAGAGGGAGTTCACTAtcgaggacctggaggagtggagggaatATGTGGTCAGAGTTCAGGCCATCAATGGTATCGGCTCCGGGCCTTGGAGCCAGCCGGTCCACGGCAGGACCAGGGAGTCTG TACCCTCCAGCGGCCCCACCAACGTGTCGGCATTCGCCACCACCTCCAGCAGCATCCTGGTGCGATGGGGGGAGGTCCCGGAGACTGACCGCAATGGACTCATCCTCGGGTACAAG GTTGTGTATAAGGAGAAGGACTCAGACACAGCGCCCAACTTCTGGGAAGTGGAAGGCAACACCACCCACACTGTCCAGCTGAGTGGTCTGGGCAAGTACGTCCTGTATGAGATCCAGGTCCTCGCCTTCACACGTATAGGAGACGGAAGGAGCAGCTCGCCGTCCATTTTGGAGAGGACCCTGGATGATG TCCCAGGCCCTCCTGTCGGCATCCTCTTCCCAGAAGTCAGAACCTCCTCAGTCAGGCTCATCTGGCAACCTCCTGCACAGCCCAATGGCATTATCCTTG CCTATCAGATCACGTACAGAAGAAACTCTTCAAACAGCAACGGCGCCACCGTGGACGTGCTGAGTCCCAGCGCGCGGCAGTACACCGCGTCTGGGCTGAAACCAGAAATGGTTTATGTCTACCGCCTCACCGCTCAGACCCGAAAGGGTTGGGGTGAGGCCGCCGAGGCTTTGGTGGTGACCACAGAAAAGAGAG CCCGACCCCAACCAACGAGCCGTCCCGTAGTGCCTCAAGAGGAAGTTCAGGCTCGCAGAGTGCTGTTGTCATGGGAACCAGGCAGCGACGGCCTGTCCCCTGTTCGCTACTACACAGTCCAGTACAGAGAGCTGCCAGACAGCAACTGGACTGTCCACTCTGCATCCGTCAGCCACGAGACACAATCCTACATCGTTGATAG GTTAAAGCCTTTCACTTCATACCAGTTCCGCATAAAAGCCACGAATGACATTGGAGACAGTGAATACAGCCAGGAGAGTGAGGCCATTACGACACTACAGGACG CCCCAGACAAAGCCCCAACAATCCTGTCTGTTACACCTCACACCACCACATCTGTACTGGTCCGTTGGCAG ccccCCTCTGAGGATCACATCAACGGAGTCCTGTTGGGGTTCAGGGTCCGGTACCGGGAGTTACACTACGACCGGCTACGCAGCTTCACTGTCCGCAAAGTTAACAGCCCCTCTGCCAACTGGGCCGATCTCACTG ctccttACAGCGTCAGGAACTTGAGTGAATCCTCACTCACCCAATATGAACTGGATA ATTTGAGTAAACACAAACGCTACGAGATCCGTCTCAGTGTGTATAACGCTGTGGGGGAGGGTCCCAGCAGTGCACCACAGGAAGTGTTTGTTGGAGAGGCGG TACCGACATCCCCTCCCCAAAACGTGGTGGTCCAGTCGTCCACAGCCACACAGCTGGATGTCACATGGGAGCCTCCTCCTCTGGAGGCTCAGAATGGGGATATACAGGGTTACAAG ATCTATTTCTGGGAGTTTCAGCTCCAGAATGAGACGGAGCGCCTGCGTACTTTGTTCTTGCCGGAGCTCGGGGTGAAGCTTAAAAACCTGACAGGCTACACCACCTACATGATTAGTGTGGCAGCCTTCAACGCTGCTGGGGATGGGCCCCGCTCCCagcccaccagagggcgcacTCAGCAAGCAG CACCGAGTGCTCCCAGATTCATCCACTTCGGTGAGTTGACCACCACCTCGGTCAATGTGTCCTGGGGAGAGCCCAAGCAGGCCAACGGCATCATTGAGGGCTACCGCCTGGTCTACGAGCCCTGCACTCCAGTCGATG GTGTCAGTAAGATAGTGACAGTAGATGTGAAGGGCAGCGCTCCCCTGTGGATGAAGATCAAAGACCTGGCTGATGGCGTCACCTATAACTATCGCATCCGGGCCAAAACCCTCACGTATGGCCCCGAGGTGGAGGCCAACATTACTACTGGGCCTGGGGAAG GATCCCCAGGCCCTCCCGGAGAACCCTTTATTTCTCGGTATGGCACGGCCCTCACGTTGCATTGGACCAGCGGTGATCAAGGCCGTGCACCCATCACGCGATACGTCATCGAGGCCAGACCCTCAG ATGAAGGATTGTGGGATATCCTTATCAAAGACATTCCCAAAGAAGTGACATCCTACACACTTAACCTGGACATGCTGCGAGAAGGGGTCACCTATGACTTTCGAGTAATTGCAGTCAACGACTATGGCTATGGATCACCCagcgccccctccccctctataTCAG CCCAGAAAGTGTCTCCGTTTTATGAGGAGTGGTGGTTCCTGGTGGTGATCGCCCTCGTGggcctcatcttcatcctcctccttgttttcatcctcatcatccGAGGCCAGAGTAAAAAATACACCAAAAAAACAGATTCAG GCAACCACTCCAACTGCACGGCTCTGCCTCTGACCCACGGGGAGATGGTGCGCCTGGACGAGGGGCGCTTCCCAACTCTGGAGCTCAACAACCGACGCCTCTCTGTGAAGAACTCCTTTTGCCGCAAGAACGGCATCTACACACG GTCTCCACCCAGACCCAGTCCTGGAAGCCTGAACTACTCAGATGAGGACGTCAGCACTAAGTACAATGACCTGATCCCGGCAGAGAGCAGCAGTTTGACCGAGAAGCCCTCTGAGATATCTGACTCTCAG GTCTCTCTTGTGTACACTTATCACTTCTGTGCTCCACAGAG GGCAGCGACAGCGAATACGAGATGGACCAGAGCCGGCAGAAGACGCACTCTTTCGTCAACCACTACATCAGCGACCCCACCTACTACAACTCGTGGCGGCGGCAGCAGAAAGGCGTCTCTCGTCCGCCGGCATACGGCTACTCCCAGCCGGAGCCCGTGGTGGAGCAGGAGCCACGGCAGCAGCCACCACCGGTgccccctctgccccccctcGTGCCCCAGAGCGCCCCGTCCCCACAGCCCCAGTGCCAGGGCACTCTGTTCAGGTCTCAGGGAAGCCGGACTCCCACCCCCTCCCTGCTGTCCTCTGAACCCCCCAGCCAGCACAGCACCCTGTACCGCCCCCCCAGCAGCCTGGGCTGTGCCGCTCCGACACCTACCGCGGGCTTCTCCTCTTTCGTTTGACACACAGCTCTCCTACCAATAA